The following proteins come from a genomic window of Synechococcus sp. NB0720_010:
- a CDS encoding leucyl aminopeptidase, translating to MEIRCSSATARDWTGEALVVGLFSDAPGEGSRELLKSRFGEALLARMERRRFKAKPGESLVVELLDQQPSTLVVVGLGAAADFNLEQLRHAAAMGAKAANASGASSLGLALPLEGLAPIAAASAMAEAVRLSLFKDQRFKGEAEPAKQPAQVELLGLPAAELSACQGAASSSQALCSGVELARELVAAPPNVVTPAALAQTATDMARDFGLQLKVLERSDCEALGMGSYLAVAQGSDLPPKFIHLTYVPDGEIKRRLVLVGKGLTFDSGGYNLKTAGSQIDMMKFDMGGSAAVLGAMRAIAELKPAGIEVHMLVAACENMISGGAIHPGAIVTASNGKTIEINNTDAEGRLTLADALVYACKLEPDAVVDLATLTGACVIALGDEIAGLWSPSDTLAQALVQAGEDGGENLWRMPLRASYRAGLKSGLADMKNTGPRPGGSITAALFLQDFVNKDIPWAHMDIAGTVWSDKGRGLDPAGATGFGVRTLVNWVLAGGAA from the coding sequence ATGGAGATCCGCTGCAGCAGTGCCACCGCCCGCGATTGGACGGGGGAGGCCCTGGTGGTGGGTCTCTTCAGCGATGCCCCCGGAGAGGGCAGCCGTGAGCTGCTGAAGAGCCGCTTTGGCGAAGCCCTGCTGGCGCGCATGGAGCGGCGCCGTTTCAAAGCCAAGCCGGGCGAGAGCCTGGTGGTGGAGCTGCTGGATCAACAGCCCAGCACCCTGGTGGTGGTGGGCCTTGGGGCCGCCGCGGACTTCAACCTCGAGCAGCTGCGCCACGCCGCGGCCATGGGCGCCAAAGCAGCCAACGCCAGTGGCGCCAGCAGCCTGGGGCTCGCCCTGCCGCTCGAGGGCCTGGCCCCGATCGCTGCCGCCTCAGCCATGGCTGAGGCCGTGCGGCTGAGCCTCTTTAAGGACCAGCGCTTCAAAGGCGAAGCCGAACCCGCTAAGCAACCCGCCCAGGTGGAGCTGCTGGGCCTACCCGCAGCTGAGCTGAGCGCCTGCCAAGGCGCCGCCTCGAGCAGCCAAGCGCTCTGCAGCGGCGTCGAGCTGGCCCGCGAACTGGTGGCAGCACCTCCGAATGTGGTCACCCCAGCCGCCCTCGCGCAGACCGCCACGGACATGGCCCGCGACTTCGGCCTGCAGCTCAAGGTGCTGGAGCGCAGCGACTGTGAAGCCCTGGGCATGGGCTCCTACTTGGCCGTGGCCCAGGGCTCGGACCTGCCACCGAAGTTCATCCACCTGACCTATGTCCCCGATGGGGAGATCAAGCGGCGATTGGTACTCGTCGGCAAGGGCCTGACCTTCGATTCCGGCGGTTACAACCTCAAAACCGCCGGCTCCCAGATCGACATGATGAAGTTCGACATGGGGGGCAGCGCTGCGGTGCTGGGCGCCATGCGAGCCATCGCGGAACTCAAACCGGCCGGCATCGAGGTCCACATGCTGGTGGCCGCCTGCGAAAACATGATCAGCGGCGGAGCGATCCACCCCGGAGCGATCGTCACCGCCTCCAACGGCAAAACGATCGAGATCAACAACACCGATGCCGAAGGTCGCCTGACCCTGGCCGACGCCCTGGTCTACGCCTGCAAGCTGGAGCCTGACGCGGTGGTGGACCTGGCCACCCTGACGGGCGCCTGCGTGATCGCCTTGGGCGACGAGATCGCCGGCCTCTGGTCCCCCAGCGACACCCTGGCCCAGGCCCTAGTGCAGGCCGGCGAAGACGGCGGCGAGAACCTCTGGCGCATGCCCCTGCGGGCCTCCTACCGCGCTGGCCTCAAGAGCGGCCTGGCCGACATGAAGAACACCGGCCCGCGCCCCGGTGGCTCGATCACGGCGGCCCTCTTCCTGCAGGACTTCGTCAACAAGGACATCCCCTGGGCCCACATGGATATCGCCGGCACGGTTTGGAGCGACAAGGGACGGGGCTTGGATCCCGCCGGTGCCACTGGATTTGGCGTTCGCACCCTGGTGAATTGGGTCCTGGCCGGGGGAGCCGCCTAG
- a CDS encoding GIY-YIG nuclease family protein: MGRQGELFGATPVGGGISGEALPLQEHQLIAWQQRLLDYQSPRFEAVASGSQLPPGQMDLFGGGSLGAAAVQRLDPLQLAPQHLQFWRWPERQPDGAALYFVVDRPPHLEGALLLYVGETKQADRRWKGEHDCKGYLAAYGEALQQANLQSQLSIRFWHDAPSERRARQALEQALIRHWLPPFNKETRGRWATPFTAEPG, translated from the coding sequence ATGGGACGGCAAGGCGAACTGTTTGGCGCGACACCCGTCGGTGGCGGGATCAGCGGCGAGGCCCTACCCCTGCAGGAGCATCAGCTGATCGCCTGGCAGCAGCGTCTACTGGATTACCAGAGCCCCCGCTTTGAGGCGGTGGCCAGCGGCAGCCAGCTGCCCCCAGGTCAGATGGATCTGTTCGGAGGCGGCAGCCTCGGTGCGGCGGCTGTGCAACGCCTCGATCCGCTGCAGCTGGCCCCACAACATCTGCAGTTCTGGCGATGGCCCGAACGCCAACCCGATGGTGCGGCCCTGTATTTCGTCGTGGACCGGCCGCCCCACCTGGAGGGGGCACTCCTCCTTTATGTGGGGGAGACCAAACAGGCCGATCGGCGCTGGAAAGGCGAACACGACTGCAAGGGCTACCTAGCGGCCTATGGCGAGGCGCTGCAGCAGGCCAACCTCCAGAGCCAGCTGAGCATCCGCTTCTGGCACGACGCCCCCAGCGAACGGCGGGCACGGCAAGCCCTGGAGCAAGCCTTGATTCGACACTGGCTGCCTCCGTTTAACAAGGAAACCCGCGGCCGCTGGGCCACCCCCTTCACGGCCGAGCCGGGCTGA
- a CDS encoding type II secretion system protein GspK: protein MGRGHWLDPLARRLLEAAGELPRRAQQPAAPEPQPLEESVEQDLLALKLEHNPNLRLTNAQEVQHAAALGWRLDVNRASANDWLRLPQITRDQVDLLLRLQQGGVQLSGPDDLQRLLDLPAALVASWEPLLQFRWYGDGAPTAVTPLLIDLNRAPAQALERQLPQLSPERRQRLLRERQRAPFQDLAELQERLQLPASVVEELIGKVRFGQGSAGPELPRSA from the coding sequence ATGGGCCGAGGCCACTGGTTGGATCCTCTGGCCCGGAGACTGCTGGAGGCGGCGGGAGAATTGCCGCGGCGTGCACAACAACCTGCCGCGCCGGAACCCCAGCCCCTGGAGGAGAGCGTCGAGCAAGACCTCCTCGCCCTCAAGCTCGAGCACAACCCGAACCTGCGGCTGACCAACGCCCAGGAGGTCCAGCACGCGGCGGCCCTGGGTTGGCGCCTCGATGTCAATCGCGCCAGCGCCAACGACTGGTTGCGGCTGCCGCAGATCACGCGCGATCAAGTCGACCTGCTCCTGCGGCTCCAGCAGGGTGGGGTGCAACTCAGCGGTCCAGACGACCTCCAGCGCCTGTTGGACCTCCCCGCTGCACTGGTGGCCAGCTGGGAACCCCTGCTGCAATTCCGCTGGTACGGCGATGGCGCCCCAACGGCCGTGACGCCCTTGCTGATCGACCTCAACCGCGCCCCGGCCCAGGCGCTCGAGCGCCAACTGCCCCAACTGAGCCCGGAGCGGCGCCAACGGCTGCTGCGCGAGCGGCAACGGGCCCCCTTCCAGGACCTTGCGGAGCTACAGGAGCGACTGCAACTGCCGGCGTCGGTGGTGGAGGAGCTGATCGGGAAGGTGCGCTTCGGCCAAGGTTCCGCCGGTCCAGAACTGCCGCGCTCGGCCTAG
- a CDS encoding response regulator transcription factor — protein sequence MDYTPSLAAVRGNVAAGNALLSQSRVVVCSGSRLALTLFIAALQPGPEIVGAVTTQDEGLQRLEQGQADVLICTDRLEQGNGGSLVAQAKALPQPPATLMVVTQPRRLMAIHQALQANCDGLCLESNLGFGSFLAAIRAMQSGGLYLDRNLSKSYFEAFAEGQGTPLAQLTPREVDILQLMAGGTENQGIGQRLHLSVETVKDHIRHIFHKLNANSRIQAAVQGIRLGLVEWPDPR from the coding sequence ATGGACTACACCCCCTCCCTGGCGGCCGTGCGGGGCAACGTGGCCGCAGGCAACGCGCTGCTCAGTCAATCCCGCGTGGTGGTCTGCAGCGGCTCACGGCTCGCCCTGACCCTCTTCATTGCCGCCCTGCAGCCGGGGCCCGAGATCGTCGGGGCGGTGACCACCCAAGACGAGGGATTGCAGAGGTTGGAGCAGGGGCAGGCGGATGTACTGATCTGCACTGACCGGCTCGAGCAGGGCAACGGCGGCAGCCTGGTGGCCCAAGCCAAAGCCCTGCCCCAGCCGCCCGCCACCTTGATGGTGGTCACCCAGCCCCGGCGCTTGATGGCCATTCACCAAGCACTGCAGGCCAACTGCGATGGGCTCTGCCTGGAGAGCAACCTGGGTTTCGGCAGCTTTCTGGCCGCGATTCGCGCCATGCAGAGCGGCGGGCTCTACCTCGACCGGAACCTGAGCAAGAGCTACTTCGAAGCCTTTGCCGAGGGCCAGGGCACCCCCTTGGCGCAGCTGACCCCCAGGGAGGTGGACATCCTTCAACTGATGGCCGGCGGGACCGAGAACCAGGGCATCGGTCAACGCCTGCACCTGTCGGTTGAGACGGTGAAAGACCACATCCGGCACATCTTCCACAAGCTGAATGCCAACAGCCGCATTCAGGCCGCGGTCCAAGGCATTCGCCTGGGCTTGGTCGAGTGGCCAGACCCTCGTTAA
- a CDS encoding DUF1825 family protein — protein sequence MAFFESEIVQEEAKRLFGDYQQLMQLGGEYGKFDREGKKLFIERMEELMDRYRVFMKRFELSDDFQAKLTVEQLRTQLSQFGMTPDQMFEQMQRTLDRMKGELDAES from the coding sequence ATGGCCTTCTTTGAATCCGAGATCGTTCAAGAAGAAGCCAAGCGCCTGTTTGGCGATTACCAGCAACTGATGCAGCTGGGCGGCGAGTACGGCAAGTTCGATCGGGAAGGCAAAAAGCTCTTCATTGAGCGGATGGAGGAGCTAATGGACCGCTACCGCGTGTTCATGAAGCGCTTTGAGCTCTCCGATGACTTCCAGGCCAAGCTCACGGTTGAGCAGCTACGCACCCAGCTCAGCCAGTTCGGGATGACCCCCGATCAGATGTTTGAGCAGATGCAGCGCACCCTGGATCGAATGAAGGGGGAGCTGGACGCCGAAAGCTGA
- the tyrS gene encoding tyrosine--tRNA ligase: protein MAKGEWGLPQWLERGVADLFPTGTEASDADQQLAARLAEAEKAGRPLRIKLGIDPTGSDIHLGHSILFRKLRAFQDAGHTAVLIIGDFTARIGDPTGKSATRVQLTAEQVESNARTYLQQLGQGQDPARALLDFETPGRLEVRCNSEWLASLDLPKVIELLGISTVGQMLAKEDFANRYGSGTPISLHEFLYPLLQGYDSVAVQADLELGGTDQKFNVAMGRDLQRHFGQRTQFGMLLPILAGLDGVQKMSKSLGNTVGLAEDPLSMYSKLEKVPDAAVEEYLTLLTNLDLAALPDNPRERQKAMALEVTRQRHGQAAADQAQADAGKLVGGAKGSGAADAEVPEASLAEVNFPAKAFYLLSAVGICASSSEARRQIQGGGVKLDGEKLADPNQEFAGPDQLAGKVLQLGKKTFRRLVAG from the coding sequence ATGGCCAAGGGCGAGTGGGGACTGCCGCAGTGGTTGGAGCGCGGTGTCGCTGACCTGTTCCCCACCGGTACGGAAGCCAGTGATGCCGACCAACAGCTGGCCGCCCGCCTCGCTGAGGCCGAGAAGGCCGGCCGGCCCCTGCGGATCAAGCTCGGCATCGATCCGACCGGCAGTGACATTCACCTGGGCCACTCGATCCTGTTCCGCAAATTGCGGGCCTTCCAGGATGCGGGCCACACGGCTGTGCTGATTATCGGTGACTTCACCGCCCGCATCGGTGACCCCACGGGCAAAAGTGCCACCCGCGTTCAGCTCACGGCTGAGCAGGTCGAGTCCAACGCCCGCACCTATCTCCAGCAGCTCGGCCAGGGCCAGGACCCCGCGCGTGCCCTGCTGGATTTCGAGACCCCGGGCCGCCTGGAGGTGCGCTGCAACAGCGAATGGCTGGCCTCCCTCGATCTACCCAAGGTGATCGAGCTGCTGGGGATCTCCACCGTCGGCCAGATGCTGGCCAAGGAGGACTTCGCCAACCGCTACGGCTCCGGTACTCCGATCTCCCTGCACGAATTTCTCTATCCGCTGCTGCAGGGCTATGACTCGGTGGCCGTGCAGGCCGACCTGGAACTGGGGGGGACGGACCAGAAGTTCAACGTGGCCATGGGCCGCGACCTGCAGCGCCACTTCGGCCAGCGCACGCAGTTCGGGATGCTCCTGCCGATCCTGGCGGGCCTCGACGGCGTTCAGAAGATGAGCAAGAGCCTGGGGAACACCGTCGGTCTGGCCGAAGACCCGCTCTCGATGTACTCCAAGCTCGAGAAGGTGCCCGATGCGGCGGTCGAGGAGTACCTCACCCTGCTGACCAATCTCGATCTGGCGGCCCTGCCGGATAACCCTCGGGAGCGCCAAAAGGCGATGGCCCTGGAGGTGACGCGCCAGCGCCACGGCCAGGCGGCGGCTGATCAGGCTCAGGCCGATGCCGGCAAGCTCGTGGGCGGTGCCAAGGGCAGCGGGGCGGCGGACGCCGAGGTTCCCGAGGCATCCCTGGCAGAGGTGAACTTCCCGGCGAAGGCCTTCTATTTGCTCAGCGCCGTCGGCATCTGCGCCAGCAGCAGTGAGGCGCGCCGCCAAATCCAGGGCGGTGGGGTCAAGCTCGATGGCGAGAAGCTGGCAGATCCCAACCAGGAATTTGCAGGGCCCGATCAGTTGGCCGGCAAGGTGTTGCAGCTGGGCAAGAAGACCTTCCGGCGCCTGGTGGCGGGTTAA
- a CDS encoding carbonic anhydrase produces MPLSRRHALQALGLAAAGSTAIGKGWSKEAQQLRQELEVCSPSGDTFTWMLERNKVFSKAWQRSIQASNPQERIQIKQAIFDASCHIDPQALAQGQRPWAALLSCADARVAPEWMFGVGSGELFQVRVAGNSAFNDGIASLEFAVAALEVPLIVVMGHSGCGAVAAAMGSEPLTPLLEDLVQPIRASLQPNDDLTQAIQGNARYAAGQLVKRSQVLADAQASGKVKIQPAFFDIQSGRVSAV; encoded by the coding sequence ATGCCCCTCAGCCGTCGCCATGCCCTGCAGGCCCTGGGTCTCGCCGCCGCCGGCAGCACCGCCATCGGTAAGGGCTGGAGCAAAGAAGCCCAGCAGCTGCGCCAGGAGCTCGAGGTCTGCAGCCCCAGTGGCGACACCTTCACCTGGATGCTCGAGCGCAACAAGGTGTTCAGCAAGGCCTGGCAACGCAGCATCCAAGCCAGCAATCCCCAGGAGCGGATTCAGATCAAGCAGGCCATCTTTGATGCCAGCTGCCACATCGATCCTCAGGCCTTAGCCCAAGGCCAGCGGCCCTGGGCAGCGCTACTGAGCTGCGCCGATGCTCGGGTGGCACCGGAGTGGATGTTTGGCGTCGGCTCAGGCGAGCTCTTCCAGGTGCGGGTGGCCGGCAACAGCGCCTTCAACGACGGCATCGCCAGCCTGGAATTTGCCGTGGCCGCCCTTGAGGTGCCCTTGATCGTCGTCATGGGCCACAGCGGCTGCGGTGCCGTCGCCGCCGCCATGGGCTCGGAACCGCTCACACCGCTGCTGGAGGACCTGGTGCAGCCGATCCGCGCATCACTGCAACCCAACGACGACCTCACCCAAGCGATTCAGGGCAACGCCCGCTACGCCGCCGGGCAGCTGGTGAAGCGCAGCCAGGTCCTGGCGGACGCCCAGGCCAGCGGCAAGGTCAAGATCCAGCCAGCCTTCTTTGACATCCAATCGGGCCGGGTCAGCGCGGTTTAA
- a CDS encoding cupin domain-containing protein: MGPRILHPEQLQGFRLGSNDHCRLALLSKPEAGGCTQFLEVHDPCDRVPAHSHHQAAELFFVLRGNVVFHVGESSITASGGDFVSVPGDAIHDLENPGPGRVYLITVLSRDGGFADLLEHGIPTPLDAEDLAVLRSL; encoded by the coding sequence ATGGGTCCGCGGATCCTGCATCCCGAGCAACTCCAGGGGTTTCGGCTGGGCAGCAATGACCACTGCCGGCTGGCCCTGCTCAGCAAGCCGGAAGCCGGCGGCTGCACGCAGTTCCTAGAGGTGCATGACCCCTGCGATCGGGTCCCCGCCCACAGCCATCACCAGGCCGCCGAGCTGTTCTTCGTTCTGCGGGGGAACGTGGTGTTCCACGTCGGTGAATCCAGCATCACCGCCAGTGGTGGGGACTTTGTCAGCGTCCCCGGCGATGCGATCCACGACCTGGAGAACCCAGGCCCAGGCAGGGTTTACCTGATCACAGTGCTCAGCCGCGATGGTGGCTTCGCTGACCTGCTGGAGCACGGGATCCCGACGCCGTTGGATGCGGAAGATCTGGCTGTGCTGCGCAGCCTCTAG
- the pyrF gene encoding orotidine-5'-phosphate decarboxylase produces the protein MAPDQALAFSRGVEGLRWVKVGLELFVQAGPEVVAQLREQGLRVFLDLKFHDIPATMAGACRRAAGLGAELITVHACAGSEALQAAQAAAAEGAQAAGLAAPTLLAVTVLTSWEEQRLQRELAIRQDIAERVPALAALAAGAGIGGCVCSPLEAASLRAQHPEPFALVTPGIRPKGSAAGDQARVLGPAEAIAAGASQLVIGRPITKAEDPTLAFAACCAELA, from the coding sequence ATGGCCCCGGATCAGGCCCTGGCCTTCAGCCGCGGGGTCGAGGGCCTGCGCTGGGTCAAAGTCGGCCTGGAGCTCTTTGTTCAGGCGGGCCCTGAGGTGGTGGCCCAGTTGCGGGAGCAGGGCCTGCGGGTCTTCCTCGACCTGAAGTTCCACGACATCCCCGCCACCATGGCCGGTGCCTGCCGGCGGGCGGCTGGCCTGGGTGCGGAGCTGATCACGGTTCATGCCTGCGCCGGTAGTGAAGCCCTGCAGGCAGCCCAGGCCGCCGCTGCTGAGGGCGCCCAAGCCGCTGGACTGGCCGCTCCGACCCTGCTGGCGGTGACGGTGCTGACCAGTTGGGAGGAGCAGCGGCTGCAGCGGGAATTGGCCATCCGTCAGGACATCGCTGAACGGGTTCCGGCCTTGGCGGCCCTGGCCGCAGGGGCGGGAATTGGCGGTTGCGTCTGTTCTCCGCTGGAGGCCGCCAGCCTGCGGGCCCAGCACCCAGAACCCTTCGCGCTGGTGACCCCAGGGATTCGCCCGAAGGGCAGCGCCGCGGGCGATCAGGCCCGGGTGCTGGGTCCCGCTGAGGCCATCGCTGCTGGAGCCTCCCAGCTGGTGATCGGCCGCCCGATCACCAAGGCTGAGGACCCCACCCTGGCTTTTGCCGCCTGCTGCGCCGAGCTGGCCTAG
- a CDS encoding glycosyltransferase family 4 protein, with the protein MAHIAWLGKKSPFCGNVTYGLTTTEALRDRGHEISFIHFDSPGTASPDVALPYLVKSQVYTIPSPGAQRELRESLERLKPDLVHASLTLSPLDFRLPDLCQQLGLPLVATFHPPFDASLRNLSAGTQQLTYQLYAPSLAKYDRVVVFSELQADVLMRLGVPRDRLAVIPNGVDPQRWSPSNPTAPSERLQELRQRFSGQRVFLYMGRIATEKNVEALLRAWKLVQPSGCKLVVVGDGPMRQSLMQNYGEDAGILWWGHEPEQAVRLALLQLAEVFLLPSLVEGLSLALLEAMASGTACVATDAGADGEVLEGGAGIVISTQGVTTQLRTLLPVLRDQPVLSAELGRRARQRALERYTLTRNIDQLERLYGELSPAAQAVA; encoded by the coding sequence GTGGCCCACATCGCCTGGTTGGGCAAGAAGTCACCCTTTTGCGGCAACGTCACCTACGGCCTGACCACCACCGAGGCCCTACGGGATCGGGGCCACGAGATCAGCTTTATCCACTTCGACAGTCCAGGAACGGCGAGCCCGGACGTGGCCCTGCCCTATCTGGTCAAGTCGCAGGTTTACACGATCCCCTCGCCAGGAGCCCAGCGGGAACTGCGGGAGTCGCTGGAGCGGCTGAAACCGGATCTGGTGCACGCCAGCTTGACCCTCTCCCCCCTGGATTTCCGGCTGCCGGATCTCTGCCAGCAGCTGGGCCTGCCGCTGGTGGCGACCTTCCACCCCCCCTTTGACGCAAGCCTGCGCAACCTGAGCGCCGGCACCCAGCAGCTGACCTATCAGCTCTACGCCCCATCCCTGGCCAAGTACGACCGGGTGGTGGTCTTCTCGGAACTGCAGGCGGATGTGTTGATGCGACTCGGGGTCCCCAGGGATCGCCTGGCGGTGATCCCCAACGGGGTCGACCCCCAGCGCTGGAGTCCCAGCAACCCAACCGCACCCTCCGAACGGCTGCAGGAGCTGCGCCAACGCTTCAGTGGCCAGCGGGTCTTTCTCTACATGGGGCGAATCGCCACGGAGAAGAACGTCGAAGCGCTGCTGCGGGCCTGGAAGTTGGTCCAGCCCAGCGGCTGCAAGCTCGTGGTGGTGGGCGATGGTCCGATGCGCCAATCGCTGATGCAGAACTACGGCGAGGACGCCGGCATCCTCTGGTGGGGCCATGAACCGGAGCAGGCCGTGCGGCTGGCGCTCCTGCAGCTCGCGGAGGTCTTTCTCCTTCCCTCCCTGGTGGAGGGGCTCTCCCTGGCACTGCTGGAGGCCATGGCCAGTGGCACCGCCTGTGTCGCCACCGATGCCGGGGCCGATGGGGAGGTGCTCGAGGGCGGGGCCGGCATCGTCATCAGCACCCAAGGGGTCACCACCCAACTGCGCACCCTGCTGCCGGTGCTGCGGGACCAGCCCGTCCTTAGTGCAGAACTGGGCCGGCGTGCCCGCCAGCGGGCGCTGGAGCGCTACACCCTCACCCGCAACATCGACCAGCTGGAGCGGCTCTACGGCGAGCTCAGCCCGGCGGCGCAGGCAGTGGCCTAG